Proteins from one Streptomyces sp. NBC_00289 genomic window:
- a CDS encoding TIM barrel protein — translation MPGPESSTAADQRFSVNLSILFTELPLLERPAAAAAAGFTAVELWWPWIDSPTPARSELDALRRAIEDAGVRLTGLNFYAGQLPGPDRGALSVPGEESERFRANIDVTADFARSLGCTALNALYGNRVEGVDPAEQDALALENLVLAARAADRIGAILLVEALNRPESPRYPLVSAPAAVGIVDKVDAATGLGNARFLMDLYHLSMNGEDLPSVIERYAPRTGHVQIADNPGRGAPGTGTLPLEDLLGRLRKAGYEGWVGLEYKPGDRPSAEAFDWLPAEARAAR, via the coding sequence ATGCCAGGTCCCGAATCGAGCACAGCCGCAGATCAGCGCTTCAGCGTCAACCTGTCGATCCTCTTCACGGAACTCCCGCTCCTGGAGCGCCCCGCGGCCGCCGCCGCGGCCGGCTTCACCGCGGTCGAACTGTGGTGGCCCTGGATCGACTCCCCCACACCCGCGCGCTCGGAACTCGACGCCCTCAGGAGGGCGATCGAGGACGCGGGAGTCCGGCTCACGGGCCTGAACTTCTACGCCGGACAGCTCCCCGGCCCCGACCGCGGCGCCCTGTCGGTTCCCGGCGAGGAGTCCGAGCGGTTCCGCGCCAACATCGACGTGACCGCCGACTTCGCCCGCTCCCTCGGCTGCACGGCGCTGAACGCCCTGTACGGCAACCGCGTCGAGGGCGTGGACCCGGCCGAACAGGACGCGCTGGCGCTGGAGAACCTGGTCCTCGCGGCCCGGGCGGCCGACCGGATCGGCGCGATCCTGCTGGTCGAGGCGCTCAACCGGCCGGAGTCCCCGCGGTACCCGCTGGTCAGCGCCCCGGCCGCCGTCGGCATCGTCGACAAGGTCGACGCGGCCACCGGGCTCGGCAACGCGCGGTTCCTGATGGACCTCTACCACCTGTCGATGAACGGCGAGGACCTGCCGTCGGTGATCGAGCGGTACGCGCCCCGCACCGGCCACGTCCAGATCGCCGACAACCCCGGCCGAGGCGCTCCGGGCACCGGCACGCTGCCGCTGGAGGACCTGCTCGGCCGGCTGCGGAAGGCCGGCTACGAGGGCTGGGTCGGCCTGGAGTACAAGCCGGGCGACCGCCCGAGCGCGGAGGCCTTCGACTGGCTGCCCGCCGAGGCCCGAGCCGCCCGCTGA
- a CDS encoding 2-hydroxy-3-oxopropionate reductase gives MSNNLPKVAWIGLGIMGSPMSENLIKAGYGVTGHTLEQDKLDRLTAAGGTAAGSIAEAVRDADVVITMVPASPQVEAIAYGPDGILAHARPGALLVDMSSITPQTSVDLAKAAADRGIRVLDAPVSGGEAGAVEAVLSIMVGGEQADFDEARPLFEALGRTIVLCGPHGAGQTVKAANQLIVAVNIQACAEAVVFLEKSGVDLKAALDVLGGGLAGSTVLTRKKDNFLARDFRPGFRVDLHHKDMGIVTDAARAVGAALPVGAVVAQLVAGLRAQGDGGLDHSALLRGVERLSGARL, from the coding sequence ATGAGCAACAACCTCCCCAAGGTGGCCTGGATCGGCCTCGGCATCATGGGCTCGCCCATGTCGGAGAACCTGATCAAGGCGGGGTACGGCGTCACCGGCCACACCCTGGAACAGGACAAGCTCGACCGGCTGACCGCCGCAGGCGGCACCGCGGCCGGCTCGATCGCCGAGGCCGTGCGGGACGCCGACGTCGTCATCACGATGGTGCCCGCGTCCCCGCAGGTGGAGGCCATCGCCTACGGCCCGGACGGCATCCTGGCCCACGCGAGGCCCGGCGCCCTGCTCGTCGACATGTCGTCGATCACCCCGCAGACGTCCGTCGACCTCGCGAAGGCCGCCGCGGACCGGGGCATCCGCGTCCTGGACGCACCGGTGTCCGGCGGCGAGGCCGGTGCCGTCGAGGCGGTCCTTTCCATCATGGTCGGCGGCGAACAGGCCGACTTCGACGAGGCGCGGCCGCTCTTCGAGGCACTCGGCAGGACCATCGTGCTGTGCGGTCCGCACGGCGCGGGTCAGACCGTGAAGGCCGCCAACCAGCTGATCGTGGCCGTGAACATCCAGGCGTGCGCCGAGGCCGTGGTCTTCCTGGAGAAGTCGGGCGTGGACCTGAAGGCGGCCCTGGACGTGCTCGGCGGCGGGCTCGCGGGCTCCACCGTCCTGACGCGCAAGAAGGACAACTTCCTGGCCCGCGACTTCAGGCCGGGCTTCCGTGTCGACCTGCACCACAAGGACATGGGCATCGTCACCGACGCGGCCCGCGCCGTCGGCGCGGCCCTGCCCGTCGGCGCCGTGGTCGCCCAGCTGGTGGCCGGCCTGCGCGCCCAGGGCGACGGTGGCCTCGACCACTCGGCCCTGCTGCGGGGCGTGGAGCGCCTGTCCGGCGCCCGGCTCTGA
- a CDS encoding TIGR04222 domain-containing membrane protein, whose product MNEDTDFRPSPQDVALLRGGPRAAVTVAVLALHLRGAVETGRPGTLRKANRPDGGPPDYRHPLEKAVRVGLYRPAGPRELLSRSVVRQALARMRREATAAGLLRSVPPGRTRAARRRLAELRERRPLPADGDVLPDEDALFAVALYGGRALTALVPVFARDSGLLGRGALADEGLFPHGLGSGLRGLIGDEGTTGRDEHGHGSGSDHGHAHGYGHDHGGGGYGCGGGGGGGGSD is encoded by the coding sequence ATGAACGAGGACACGGATTTCCGGCCGAGCCCGCAGGACGTCGCTCTGCTGCGCGGCGGCCCACGGGCCGCCGTCACCGTCGCCGTGCTGGCGCTGCATCTGCGGGGCGCGGTCGAAACCGGCCGTCCGGGCACGCTGCGCAAGGCCAATCGCCCGGACGGCGGACCGCCCGACTACCGGCACCCGTTGGAGAAGGCGGTGCGCGTCGGGCTCTACCGGCCCGCCGGACCACGGGAGTTGCTCAGCCGCTCGGTCGTACGTCAGGCGTTGGCGCGAATGCGGCGCGAGGCGACGGCGGCCGGGCTGCTGCGTTCCGTCCCGCCCGGCAGGACCCGCGCCGCCCGCCGCCGTCTCGCGGAGCTCCGCGAACGCCGTCCGCTGCCGGCCGACGGCGACGTACTGCCGGACGAGGACGCCCTGTTCGCCGTCGCTCTGTACGGCGGCCGGGCCCTGACGGCCCTCGTCCCGGTCTTCGCCCGGGACTCCGGGCTGCTCGGCCGGGGCGCACTGGCGGACGAGGGTCTTTTCCCGCACGGCCTGGGCAGCGGCCTCCGCGGCCTCATCGGCGACGAGGGCACGACCGGCCGGGACGAGCACGGTCACGGGTCCGGGTCGGACCATGGGCATGCGCATGGGTACGGCCATGACCACGGGGGCGGTGGCTACGGCTGCGGTGGTGGCGGCGGCGGTGGCGGCTCGGACTGA